TAAGGAGGATGACTATGCAAATTACTTTATTCGTGTGAGTCACCGTTACGGTAATGATGTGACCTATTTTCAAACTTtgacttttgtttctttttatatcCACCGCCTCTGCTTCTCTCTTGGTCAAAAAATAGCTTCTCGAGCTGCAGGCAGAATACCACAAGAATTCTCATATGTTCCTGGATAGAAACATCAGCGAACTCAAAGAGGATCACAGTCAAAAAGGTAACCCGAGTTTTCTCTGGTCCGTGCATTTCATCCGCTGCACTGATGTAATATTGCCATACGTGTCCTCATGcctgctgtgtgttttgcagAGCCATCACAAAGCCTCTCCAACCAGAAGGTCTACGGGGAGCCTCTGCTCTCACATTTGTCTCAAAGCAACAGAGAAATCGCGGCGCCCATCCAGGAGTGTATTCACATGCTGCTGAGAACAGGCATGAGAGAGGAGGTACCACACAGTGTTCGCAGTCATAACACGCAGACCCAGAAATATGCAAATTAAAAGTGCTTTCATTGCCCACTTAAATTGCTATGCACCGTCCAAGCCTGAGTGCACATCATATTGGTCTCTGAGGTTATTACTGTTATGTAACTCTCAGGATTTATGCTGCTCTAAGCACTAATTTAGACACTTTGTATACTCTTGGATCACTGTAATGCATCACATGGTCTTCTCAGGCTCACGGCTCAGCTATCGGCTGAATTGAGGAGCTGCACAAAGGCCCAGTGTTGTATGAATAGTGATTCTTTTGAACCAAAGTTAGTGTAGCATCACAGGAACAAAGAAAAGAGCTCCAAATTAACATCACAGGTCCTATTTAAATCAAAGTGTACGGGGCCAGCAGCTCTGCAAAACTGGAGTCAGATTTACTcactaaaattaaaaagaagtttAGAGCATTGGTGTGTTAATATTTGTTCATTTGCAGTAACTACAAAGTACAGTTAAGATTGATGGGAAAGTAATCAGTTTTGCATGTTAAGCACAAACTGTATGGACAAACTGAAAGGGCggaaaaaaatcagtgtctaAACGTATATAATCAGTAAAGAGGGTGTTAACACTTTCTTTCTAAGCAGTGGGGGCTTTCCCTGGTTATGTTGATTTGAACTGACTGACTGCTGGCTGGTTGCGACTTCTACCGCTCGAAcgctctttttttctcctgtttttgatGAACCGTCGTCTTTCCTCAGGGTCTGTTTCGCTTGGCCGCCGCAGCCTCGGTGATGAAGAGGCTGAAGACATGTCTAGATCAAGGGACGGTGGACCACAGCGAGTTCAGCATGGACCCTCACGCCGTGGCAGGTGAGGCTGTGCCCACTTCCATTTCCCGTCATGAGGGCTCTTCCTCATCTGGCCAGCCAATGTGACTTTCACAGCTCATTTTAACAACCTAGTTCCTCTTCTGTTTGCTCCAAGCACAGCTTCCTGTGAACATCAAAAACACCATTTCAGTGCGCTAGAATTATTTATAGCAGTGCAATATAAAAGCATTTATTAATGGATTATATTGAGAAAACAGCAAGAAGGTTAAATTCAAAATGCAATATTTTGGGTTAATGAATATATGTTTTTTATCTAACGGTGGGATTTACTTCTGAATGTGTTGACAGGAGCTTTGAAGTGTTACCTCCGAGAACTTCCCGAACCTCTAATGACGTTTGACCTCTACAATGACTGGTTTAAAGCAGCAGGGTCTGTACAAAATCGATTTCTACATTTCTCATTTTTACTGTGGTGTGTTCCTtaactctgacctctgaccccataGGGAGAAAGAGCTGTCAGAGAAGCTGGAGCAATTCAAGATACTTCTAAAGAAACTGCCACCTGAAAACTACAACAACCTCAGGTGTGTAGTCTTTGaatagcttttttctttttttgcactcaCATGATCAAATGTTCTGACGaagaagttgttgttttttaaatttacctaACTGAAATATTTCAGCAGTATTTTTGGCTCATGAGTCATGATGGCTCtttgttttgtatgtgtatgtcTATATATAGTATGTGTGGTTAAGACAATATAAAAAAGATGTATTGGGTTCAGTTTTGGCCCTTGTGTTTCTGCTCAGATGTCTAGTTAGTTTTTAATGTGTCTTGAATTAGCTTCTGTTAGTACCAGGTTATGTTGGTCCTGTGTATGGTGGAcctgagaggtcaaatgcactgcaacttaagaaaacaccagcaaatagaaaaaacgctgcaaaaacacacaaaaacacaagacacacccaataaacaacaaagaaaaacacaatagaaGTGAAAAAAACCCCCTGATGTTTTGTGGGAGGAAAACATAATGtgtaatgtgtgttttaatcacatgaTTCATGTAACTGTGGACACATGCCTGCTGTTAGCCCTTTACTGTTAGCGTCTCACTTCTGCAGCTGTGCTGTCACGTTATTTTGGAGCTTTTGCTGCcatttttcctctttcctttgtgttttattttacttcctttgtgttttatttaacttCCTTTGTGCTTTATTTAACTTCCTTTGTGTTTTGCATGATTTTGCAGAATTTCTCTatttgctgctgttttcttgtttttgaccTTTAAGGACCACCATACCTCATCAACTAAGTCAGCGAACTATGCATCAACATGTTATCATTATGTGTGGCTTAATAGTGCTGTGCAATACTGCAAATGTAGGTATTAATCTGATACTGAGTCaatacagggccagtattgcTAATACCTATACAAATGGTGATACTTTTAACCTTAAGGCATTTTATGTTtagggagagcagtgtgtcatgactTATGGGATGACTCATCATCACattgcaaattctgaacacatttttgtGATCATGAAATCACTGTGTGTACTTTTTAGACCTGGAATATAAACGTACCTGTCTCTCGGTTACTTTGAGTCAGCTTCTATTATTTCAGTGTGCTGtaggctataaataaaacaaatgttcagacatttttcattgtgcatgttggaggtaTAAAAGTAATACCATTGAGTGGGCTATGCAGTGAACttaaagcaaagaaacaaagttTTGATCTGATACCGCTCAGATATATCTGCCCACCTCTATGGCTTAACATTTGGCTCATACCACCATTATTTCAAAGCACAGCCTCAGTGTTGCTAACATGGCAAAAGAAATCAACAAGTTCAAATCCTAAAAATACACATTGCAACTTCTCTTTTTCACCTTACATCATTGACAGATCTAGTGGAAGCTGTCATTCTATGCAacattgctctttttttttttttttttgcatgtcttatatttatttaaattttcataTATCTTGTGTTAATATGCCTAtaagtcttcttcttttttttttttttgcttatcaGGTACCTGATCCAGTTCCTGTCTCTGTTGTCTGCGCAGCAGGCTGTAAACAAAATGACACCAAGTAACATCGCCATCGTCCTGGGACCAAACCTACTCTGGCCGCGAGCTGAGGGGTACGTGTGTTTAATCATATTCCAAGTTCTTCCTGCTCTTACACTGTTAACAATATTTGTGCTTTATGTGAGTCCTTCTCTGCACTCTCAATCATTTTGCCTCTTTAGGGAAGCTGCTCTCTTTGACATGGCTTCAGCTTCTTCAGTCCAGGTGGTGACAGTCATTGAGCCTCTTATTCAGTACAGCTCTGATCTCTTCCCCGAAGGTAAATGCACTCTTAATGTAAACTGAAAGTTGTTCTTTGAAGAACTGGGCCCTTAGACATGTATGTGACTTACTTATCTGGTAAGAAAGCCAGATCGCGAACAATACAGATCTTCACAGAATCACTTTTACACAATATCAGTTGCTCTGACTGAGTCTGCTGCTAACCACTGTTCGTGTGTGGGTGGTTttaatgtaacatttttttttcttttcgtaTTTGCAATAACCgcaattatttttattgttctttcttCTGCTGCGATATCTTGCTAAAAACACGAGTTGCAGTTAATATGAATGTTGCTTTGTTCTGTCAAGAATACGGGAGAAAAACATGGAAATTAATAAAGCCTGTGTTATTTTTCACCTCTCTGCAACACCCGCTCAGAAACTTAGTACACCCTTAGATGCACCCTTGCACAGGAAACTGTGCACGTGGCAAGTGGAGCAGGTCAAAGATGAATGTAGATGATGTGAACGGGGATGAACGTTTACATCAGCTTAGTGCAATGAGTAAgactctttttatttatttgttttgatcAGCTCTCTCATTCGAGATCCCAGAACTTCCCGAGGTCCTGGATGGGTCTCTGCCCTCTCCCGTTGTCCCAGAAAAGGGGAAACTGAGCAGAActgtttcctcctcttcctccacagCCTCCTCGTCTGCATATCACTTCCCTCTTTCCAAGACAAACAGGTACTGCGTAATAAGTGCAGTAATCATAATGTGgctgatatttatattttaagataTGTTATGATATGATGTTAAATATTCAGTGGCTACAAATGCTAAAAAGTGAAAACTCTTTAAAATACTTGAACCTGCAGCACAGCCTCTCAGGACAGTGGCGTCTCCTTCCTGGTGAAATCTGGCTCTGTGAGCGGCCGCAGTGGCACCTCCACGTGGGGCAGCCCTGAAGCGGAGACGGCAGCACCCGCTCAACCAAACAGGACGCCCAGCAGCTCATCCTTGACCGATCCCGGCCCGTCTCCGGCCTCTGACTCTACAGCCGTGTCCAGCTCAACAGCAAACCAGAACCCGACTCCGCTTCCCAGAGCAGCGGGATCTGCGACAAACTCAGGCCAGGCCCGGAGTCCCACCCAGAGGCAGATCTCAGAACAGAACCAGCTCGAGCCAATTTTGGAAGCACCACCAGATTCTCCCAGGGCATTAGTGAAGATCGCGTCACCGTTTAAACGTAAGTCAAAAGTTCAGTCAAACAGGTCGAGCTGGGACTGCCTCTCCAGAAGCACTTTCAGCACTTTAGTTTTTTAGACGTACACACGAGACATTATATTACTCTAATATAAGCTGACGCAGGCGAAGCTGGAATATCCTATTACGCATTATCTTTCAAATTTTAAAGATCATGGTCTCAGTACATAAAGATGAGATCATCAGGGTAATTTTTACTATATTATAAATATCCCTCCCAAAGGAGCTATTTTTGCACTGAGGGTATCTCTATCAGCACTTACTGTTTCTTTTCCATTGTGCAAAGCTCAGTACAGACTCGTTAGTCAAAATAGTGACTTGGTAATTCAACCTTATGAGGAAAAATACATCTACCGCTCTTATTTTAACAATCAGGATGtacacaggaaacaggaagtctcaCACCGCTGACCAGAGTATCAATCTTTAGGTTCATGCGTCATCTCTTACACTTTTGTAACTGCCTCGCTGGCTGAAAGATGTTGCCTTATAAGTATCATGCTGTTCATCTATCTACCCAAAAAAATTTCCTTAAATGCAGTGCATTTGTATAATAGCTTATACTTTTAACAATCTAAAGCAACTGGGTAGTCATATACTTCCACCAGATGTCGAAATTTGATActagaatttaaatgaaactcTGTCAATGAAGTAAACTAAACACATAAATCAAATATAGTTGAATGGGAAATTACATATCTGTACATATCGGCTAAACATAGACTGTACGAGCACTGAAACCGTAGCTAAACTTGACACATGTATATAGTGATAGGTTTATAGTCTATGTAACATGAAGAGTGTGTTAACCTCTAGAGCAGATTGTAACAGACATGTGATTTATTTGGTGTTAACTGCTGTATTAGGAAAAACAGATTGCATATAATTGCCATTTTAATGCCATTCAGTTGCAGACTGATATAAGACTGGCAGCAGACTGACTCAACATGTCAACATTTGGGGCAggttttagtgacagtgttgctcaaaaatctcattttacagcaaaaaaaaaactgaagtgagATAACTTTATCTTATTGGATAACACAGATAATGACATCTTTTAAATGTGAGGACATAATTTGCAAAAGAGGCGATAAATTGCAATATGTGTTATTGCAAAATATTACGAGTGAATTATTGTTATATCACATCGTGTCTGGTGATTCAGCTCAGGCATTAAAAATGCGGCtaaatctgtcttttatttacagtgtataCCACAGATATAATTCAGTTGTTTAAGGTTTGTGATTTTCGCTCGTGCGCTCAGTGCTGTCATTTTTCCCCCCGCTATCTTTCTTACAGCGAGGAGAACTTTCCCCCTGAGCAAGTCTAACCAGCCAAACGAGCAGGTCACGGTTCAGTTCTCCAAACCAAAACTGCCGCCACCTCTCAAGTCACATGCCCCTCCACCCCCGATCGCACCTGCGACGGTTCCAGACACTAGGCCCCATCCGACACCTGCACCCCGAGGACAGCAGGCCAGCATGAAAAAGCCTCCTCCGAAAAAGCCTGGACTCAAAGCTCCAAACTGCCCTCCACCTCTTCCCCCACCATCACAGGCAAAAGAGGTTCCTTCTATGGCACAGTGAGAAACAAATGTCCCTCAAACATCCAAACGTCTGTTATTGAGTCGAGCAGAACAGCCGCTGAAACACttttatattttgtcattaaaaaaaaagacaaagagtgCTGGGTACGCTTAGATTGTTCAGTAAGTTGATTTTAAgtgttgcagattttttttatttattctgatGTTTCCCATGGTTGTAcggtcagag
This sequence is a window from Pelmatolapia mariae isolate MD_Pm_ZW linkage group LG8, Pm_UMD_F_2, whole genome shotgun sequence. Protein-coding genes within it:
- the sh3bp1 gene encoding SH3 domain-binding protein 1, with amino-acid sequence MLRQSLSILKQLGTATRSQDATDLLHEDLVMVEQRIEPARKAAQVLHKKLQGCMQSQPGLEAEKRMKKLPLMLLSVSMAESLKDFDAESSIRRVLEMCCFMEKMLANMLADFEMKLEKEVLEPLNKLSEDDLPEILRNKKQFAKLTTDWNNARMRSQASTGPQAKQDGLREEMEEAWRKLESIKDQYSADLYHFATKEDDYANYFIRLLELQAEYHKNSHMFLDRNISELKEDHSQKEPSQSLSNQKVYGEPLLSHLSQSNREIAAPIQECIHMLLRTGMREEGLFRLAAAASVMKRLKTCLDQGTVDHSEFSMDPHAVAGALKCYLRELPEPLMTFDLYNDWFKAAGEKELSEKLEQFKILLKKLPPENYNNLRYLIQFLSLLSAQQAVNKMTPSNIAIVLGPNLLWPRAEGEAALFDMASASSVQVVTVIEPLIQYSSDLFPEALSFEIPELPEVLDGSLPSPVVPEKGKLSRTVSSSSSTASSSAYHFPLSKTNSTASQDSGVSFLVKSGSVSGRSGTSTWGSPEAETAAPAQPNRTPSSSSLTDPGPSPASDSTAVSSSTANQNPTPLPRAAGSATNSGQARSPTQRQISEQNQLEPILEAPPDSPRALVKIASPFKPRRTFPLSKSNQPNEQVTVQFSKPKLPPPLKSHAPPPPIAPATVPDTRPHPTPAPRGQQASMKKPPPKKPGLKAPNCPPPLPPPSQAKEVPSMAQ